Proteins encoded together in one Benincasa hispida cultivar B227 chromosome 1, ASM972705v1, whole genome shotgun sequence window:
- the LOC120080409 gene encoding uncharacterized protein LOC120080409 yields MRKRRWLELVKDYDCEILYHPGKANVVTDALSRKVAHSVALITRQTHLCRELKRVEIAIAVGKVTTQLTQLSVRLSLRQKIIDTQRDDPYLKERVRRVESGQDGEFSFLAEGGLFYQGRLELERAEIAVAVGKVTTQLAQLSXERGTGEGRDCSGCGKGHDTVSTVVGVTESKGVCETPEAEASRLFTAIECTRMEVGACVYGLHCGIASNRQSFIVIWVVVDRLTKLAHLIPEKPTFSVNKWAQIYMKEVVRLHEVPVSIVSDRDPRFTSKFWKSLKAALGTWLDFSTAFHPQTDGQIERFNQILEDMLHACAIEFSGS; encoded by the exons ATGAGGAAAAGAAGGTGGTTGGAGCTGGTGAAGGATTATGACTGTGAAATTTTGTACCACCCGGGAAAAGCAAATGTAGTGACAGATGCTCTAAGTAGAAAGGTGGCCCATTCAGTAGCCCTCATTACCAGACAGACTCACTTGTGCAGGGAACTGAAGAGGGTAGAGATTGCAATAGCTGTGGGAAAGGTCACGACACAGTTAACACAGTTGTCGGTGCGACTGAGTCTAAGGCAGAAGATTATTGATACACAGCGAGACGACCCTTatttgaaagagagagttcGTAGGGTGGAGTCAGGCCAGGATGGCGAATTCTCATTTTTAGCAGAAGGTGGCCTCTTTTATCAAGGGCGTTT GGAACTGGAGAGGGCAGAGATTGCAGTGGCTGTGGGAAAGGTCACGACACAGTTAGCACAGTTGTCGNAAGAGAGA GGAACTGGAGAGGGCAGAGATTGCAGTGGCTGTGGGAAAGGTCACGACACAGTTAGCACAGTTGTCGGTGTGACCGAGTCTAAGGGCGTTT GTGAAACCCCCGAGGCAGAAGCCAGCAGGCTTTTTACAGCCATTGAAtgtaccagaatggaagtgggagcatgtgtaTATGGACTTCATTGTGGGATTGCCTCGAACCGTCAAAGTTTTATTGTGATATGGGTCGTGGTAGACAGACTTACGAAGTTAGCACATTTGATACCTGAGAAGCCCACCTTTTCAGTGAATAAGTGGGCACAGATATACATGAAGGAGGTGGTAAGATTGCATGAAGTGCCCGTGTCCATCGTGTCGGACAGAGACCCTCGTTTCACGTCTAAGTTTTGGAAAAGTCTCAAGGCAGCTTTGGGGACCTGGTTAGACTTCAGTACAGCTTTCCACCCTCAGACTGATGGGCAGATAGAGAGATTTAATCAAATACTGGAAGACATGTTGCATGCCTGTGCCATAGAGTTTTCAGGAAGCTAG